ACTACACACCGATACTACTTGAGAACAACGCACCgataataacaatttattgaGAGTTCTTCCAGgaatgttttcataaaagaaatatatttaagcaaataatgaaaaatagtggatttaattaatttcttgcaaacaaaaatgcaaatatattttttaaaatagttgcaatcaccacaaagccaCAAGACATCGTCGATTTAGTTGTTCTGACCATTTTTGACACACATATTCATTGCGTATAAgacatttccaaaaaaatgtaaatgctcTTCGATTAGTAATCCGATAAAATCTTCCtttgtaaaatttgctcaactaCTTATTACAGCTACACAATGACCACCACTTCATTTCTGCGTACCGCAAAGGAGGAGGGGAAGTAAATAGGTTTaagaataaacatttaaatcattctATTTTTGCCGAGGTAACCCGCTCCATATTCTGTAGATCGTCAAAATTGGACGCGTTCTTATTCGGTGTTTGTTGGTACATTCGTCAGAAACCCCAACCTCGGCCTTACCCACAAAAACGTGCAAACCCAACCTTGGCCTTACCCACACAAAGAGACAAAAACTAACCTTGGCCTTACCCACACAAAGAGACAAAAACTAACCTTGGCCTTACCCACACAAAGAGACAAAAGCTAACCTTGGCCTTACCCACACAAAGAGACAAAAACTAACCTTGGCCTTACCCACACAAAGAGACAAAAACTAACCTTGGCCTTACCCACACAAAGAGACAAAAGCTAACCTTGGCCTAACCCACACAAAGAGACAAAAACTAACCTTGGCCTTACCCACACAAAGAGACAAAAGCTAACCTTGGCCTTACCCACACAAAGAGACAAAAACTAACCTTGGCCTTACGAAggcaaaaatgcaaacaccaacaTCGGCCTAACCCACAAAAAGGGACAAACCCCAACATTGGCCTTACTTACACAAATAGACAAACCCCAACCTTGGCCTTACCAACACAAAGAGACAAACACCAACCTTGGCCTTACTTACACAAATATGCAAACACTCATCTTGGCTGTACCAACATAAAGATGCAAACACCAACCTCGACCTTACCcctacaaatatacaaacaccaACCTCGGCCTTACCcctacaaatatacaaacaccaACATTGGCCTTACCCCTACAAATATACGAACACCAACCTCGGCCTTACCcctacaaatatacaaacaccaACCTCGGCCTTACCcctacaaatatacaaacaccaACATTGGCCTTACCCCTACAAATATACGAACACCAACCTCGGCCTTACCcctacaaatatacaaacaccaACCTCGGCCTTACCcctacaaatatacaaacaccaACATTGGCCTTACCcctacaaatatacaaacaccaACATTGGCCTTACCcctacaaatatacaaacaccaACATTGGCCTTACCCCTACGAATATACGAACACCAACCTCGGCCTTACCcctacaaatatacaaacaccaACCTCGGCCTTACCcctacaaatatacaaacaccaACATTGGCCTTACCCGCACAAAGATACAATCaccaatctttttttttctcatttatttttcacatagatacatatatcagtacagttttaaattctcaacatatacaacatatctATGTATGTTGATAggaaatacatatattcagaaACAATAATGCTCTCACACATGCACACGCACAAACACTCGCTCccacacgcgcacacacgcacgctcACATACACATTTCATATACACCCGATCGTATGATGTTTATACGATCGGTGACCCCTGTATTAGATtccattaatgttttatttttatttttttttaagtctaaGATTTCTTTGTATGGCTAATTGTgtctttttattgttaaattatattgtatgtttaagtaCTACGACACAATCTAGCCATAACAGAGAACAGGTTAATACGTAGAAAACAGATACTAATGacatttgtaaagaaatataaatagaGTGGCAAACTCATTAGATCGATAGTTGAGTTGATTGTTAACTCTTGCtatacattcattttgttaGTTTTGCAGTATGTTTTATGTGTAATGACATTCGTTTATGACATAGTACATTATAATCATGCATATTAGAGGTAATGCAATAAAAAGTTACAGACATTATAATTGTTGTGGGTAACAACCCCATAGGGTAGTAGCAATATGTTTAAGAAGCAAAAACTAAAAACATCGTCGACTGTCAAActaataaaacatcaacatctCAAGGTAAAGTTAAATTGTACTGGAGAAGGCATTTTATAAAGTGACAGTGGTAATATTGCCTCTTGGCATTTAAGTATGAGCTTTGGAATCAACAACAAGGTAGTGATATAATATTGACGATGATTCATCAGCACTACATGACATCGTCTTCATTTATAACCACGTATTTAGTGAGTAATATTATATAACTGATGGTTCTGGTATTGTCGatgtctttaaaaaagaaagactCTATTTTAGATTGTCAATATATAAAGGTGTAATACTACAATTGttaattcataatttaattaaGCTATCGAGGCCTTGTCAGTACCAATCCCTTCAAGTAATTTCCTTATAAAGGTTTTCAAACCCTTGAATCATGGTGTGAAGAGACTGTACAAGGCCGTGAGAAAAATAAATACGCTTGTATTATGGTTGTGGTATTGTCGATGTCTTTAAAACTGAAAGACTCTATTTTAGATTGTCAATACTCTGTCTGAGGGCATTTCAGAAAAAGAccaaaacgaaataaaatgtcCCTCTGAAAGTAtacaattgttatttcataatttatttaagttatcgAGGCCTTTGTCAGTACCAATTCCTTCAATCACCAATCTTGGCTTTAACCGTAAAAAAGATACAATCACCAACCTCGGCCTTACCCGGGCAAAGATGCAACACAAACCTTGGCCTTACCCGGGCAAAGATGCAACACCAACCTCGGCCTTACCCGGGCAAAGATGCAACACAAACCTCGGCCTTACCCGGGCAAAGATGCAACACAAACCTCGGCCTTACCCGGGCAAAGATGCAACACAAACCTCGGCCTTACCCGGGCAAAGATGCAACACAAACCTCGGCCTTACCCGGGCAAAGATGCAACACAAACCTCGGCCTTACCCGGGCAAAGATGCAACACAAACCTCGGCCTTACCCGGGCAAAGATGCAACACAAACCTTGGCCTTACCCGGGCAAAGATGCAACACAAACCTTGGCCTTACCCGGGCAAAGATGCAACACAAACCTCGGCCTTACCCGGGCAAAGATGCAACACAAACCTCGGCCTTACCCGGGCAAAGATGCAACACAAACCTTGGCCTTACCCGGGCAAAGATGCAACACAAACCTCGGCCTTACCCTGGCGAAGATGCAAACACCAACTTTGGCCTAACTCACACAAAGATACAAACACCAACCTTGGCCCTTACCTCGTAAAGATGCAAACACCAACGTTGAAATTACCCTCGTAAAGATGCAACACAAACCTCGGCCTTACCCGGGCAAAGATGCAACACAAACCTCGGCCTTACCCGGGCAAAGATGCAACACAAACCTCGGCCTTACCCGGGCAAAGATGCAACACAAACCTCGGCCTTACCCGGGCAAAGATGCAACACCAACCTCGGCCTTACCCGGGCAAAGATGCAACACAAACCTCGGCCTTACCCGGGCAAAGATGCAACACAAACCTCGGCCTTACCCGGGCAAAGATGCAACACCAACCTAGGCCTTACCCGGGCAAAGATGCAACACCAACCTCGGCCTTACCCGGGCAAAGATGCAACACCAACCTCGGCCTTACCCGGGCAAAGATGCAACACAAACCTCGGCCTTACCCGGGCAAAGATGCAACACCAACCTCGGCCTTACCCGGGCAAAGATGCAACACAAACCTCGGCCTTACCCGGGCAAAGATGCAACACAAACCTTGGCCTTACCCTGGCGAAGATGCAAACACCAACTTTGGCCTAACTCACACAAAGATACAAACACCAACCTTGGCCCTTACCTCGTAAAGATGCAAACACCAACGTTGAAATTACCCTCGTAAAGATGCAAACACCAACCTTGGCCTTTCCTATACAGAGATGCAAACACCAACCTTGGCCTTATTCGCAAAAAGATGCAAACACCAACCTTGGCCTTACCCACacacagaaacaaacacaaacctTGGCCTTACCCACAAAGAGAAACAGACACCAACCTTGGCCTTACCCACAAAGAGAAACAGACACCAACCTTGGCCTTACCCACAAAGAGAAACAGACACCAACCTTGGCCTTACCCACAAAAAGAAACAGACACCAACCTTGGCCTTACCCACAAAGAGAAACAGACACCAACCTTGGCCTTACCCACAAAAAGAAACAGACACCAACCTTGGCCTTACCCACAAAGAGAAACAGACACCAACCTTGGCCTTACCTACAAAGAGAAACAGACACCAACCTTGGCCTTACCCACAAAGAGAAACAGACACCAACCTTGGCCTTACCCACAAAAAGAAACAGACACCAACCTTGGCCTTACCCACAAAGAGAAACAGACACCAACCTTGGCCTTACCCACAAAAAGAAACAGACACCAACCTTGGCCTTACCCACAAAGAGAAACAGACACCAACCTTGGCCTTACCCACAAAAAGAAACAGACACCAACCTTGGCCTTACCCACAAAGAGAAACAGACACCAACCTTGGCCTTACCCACAAAGAGAAACAGACAACAACCTTGGCCTTACCCACAAAGAGAAACAGACACCAACCTTGGCCTTACCCACAAAGAGAAACAGACACCAACCTTGGCCTTACCCACAAAAAGATGCAAGCAAAAACTTTGGCCTTGCCCATGCAAAGATACAAACACAAACCTTGACATAACCCACACCAACCTTGCTCTTACCAACAAAGAGATGCAAACACCAACCTTTGCCTTACCCACGCAAAGATGCAACCACCAACCTTTGCCTTACCCACGCAAAAATGCAGACACCAACCTTTGTCTTACCCGGGCAAAGAAGCTAACACTAGCCTTTGTCCTATCCACGCAAAGATGCAAACACCAACCTTTGCCTTACCCACGCAAATATGCAAACACCAACCTTTGCCTTACACACGCAAAAAAGCAAACACCAACCTCTGCCTTACCCGCACAAAGTTATTAACACCAACCTTAGCCTAAcccacacaaaaaaaacaaacaccaatttTGGCCTTACCCTTGTAATGATGCAAACAGCAACCTTGGCCTTATTCGCAAAAAGTTACAAACACCAACCTTGGTCTTACCCACACAAAATTATAAACACCAACCTCGGCCTTACCCGCAAAAGATGCAACCACCAACCTTGGCCTTATTCGCAAAAAGTTACAAACAACAACCTTGGCCTAACCAACACaaagaaacaaacaccaacCCTTGCCTTACCCACACAAAGATGCAAACGGCATTCTTGGCCTTATTCGTAAAAAGTGACAAACACCAACCTTGGCCTAACCCACACaaagaaacaaacaccaacCTTTGCCTTACCCGGGCAAAGATGCAAACACCAACCTCTGCCTTACCCACGCAAAGATGCAAACACCAGCCTTTGCCTTACCCATGCAAAGATGCAACCACCAACCTCGGCCTTACCcgcacaaaaatacaaacaccaaccTTGGCCTTACCCGCACAAAGATACAAACACCAACCTTGGCCTTAccaacacaaaaaacaaacaccaacctTGGCCTTACCCACACACAGATACAAACACCAGCCTTTGCCTTACCCATGCAACGATACAAACACCAACCTTGGCCTCACCCACATAAAGATACAAACACCAACCTCGGCCATACCCACACAAAGATGCAAACACCAACCTCGGCCTTACCCGCACAAAGATACAAACTCCAACCTTTGTCTTACCCGCACAAAGATACAAACACCAACCTTGGCCTTACCAACACAAAAAAAACCCCACCAACCTTGGCCTTACCCGCACAAAGATGCAAACACCAACCTAGACATTACCCACACAAAGATGCAAACACCAACCTCGGCCTCACCCACACAAAGATACAAACACCAACCTCGGCCATACCCACACAAAGATGCAAACACCAACCTCGGCCTTACCCGCACAAAGATACAAACTCCAACCTTTGCCTTACCCGCACAAAGATACAAACACCAACCTTGGCCTTACCAACACAAAAAATCAAACACCAACTTTGGCCTTACCCACACACAGATACAAACACCAGCCTTTGCCTTACCCATGCAACGATACACACACCAACCTTGGCCTCACCCACACAAAGATACAAACACCAACCTCGGCCATACCCACACAAAGATGCAAACACCAACCTCGGCCTTACCCGCACAAAGATACAAACTCCAACCTTGGCCTTACCCGCACAAAGATGCAAACACCAACCTAGACATTACCCACACAAAGATGCAAACACCAACCTTGGCCTTACCAACACAAAAAATCAAACACCAACTTTGGCCTTACCCACACACAGATACAAATACCAGCCTTTGCCTTACCCATGCAACGATACACACACCAACCTTGGCCTCACCCACACAAAGATACAAACACCAACCTCGGCCATACCCACACAAAGATGCAAACACCAACCTCGGCCTTACCCGCACAAAGATACAAACTCCAACCTTGGCCTTACCCGCACAAAGATGCAAACACCAACCTAGACATTACCCACACAAAGATGCAAACACCAACCTTTGCCTTACCCGCACAAAGATGCAAACACCAACCTCTGCCTTACCCACGCAAAGATGCAAACACCAGCCTTTGCCTTACCCATGCAAAGATGCAACCACCAACCTCGGCCTTACctgcacaaaaaaacaaacaccaacctTGGGCTTACCCGCACAAAGATACAAACACCAACCGTGGCCTTACcaacacaaaacacaaacaccaACCTTGGCCTTACCCACACACAGATACAAACACCAGCCTTTGCCTTACCCATGCAACGATACAAACACCAACCTTGGCCTCACCCACACAAAGATACAAACATCAACCTCGGCCATACCCACACAAAGATGCAAACACCAACCTCGGCCTTACCCGCACAAAGATACAAACTCCAACCTTTGCCTTACCCCCACAAAGATACAAACACCAACCTTGGCCTTACcaacacaaaacacaaacaccaACCTTGGCCTTACCCACACACAGATACAAACACCAGCCTTTGCCTTACCCATGCAACGATACACACACCAACCTTGGCCTCACCCACACAAAGATACAAACACCAACCTCGGCCATACCCACACAAAGATGCAAACACCAACCTCGGCCTTACCCGCACAAAGATACAAACTCCAACCTTGGCCTTACCCGCACAAAGATGCAAACACCAACCTAGACATTACCCACACAAAGATGCAAACACCAACCTTGGCCTTACCAACACAAAAAATCAAACACCAACTTTGGCCTTACCCACACACAGATACAAACACCAGCCTTTGCCTTACCCATGCAACGATACACACACCAACCTTGGCCTCACCCACACAAAGATACAAACACCAACCTCGGCCATACCCACACAAAGATGCAAACACCAACCTCGGCCTTACCCGCACAAAGATACAAACTCCAACCTTGGCCTTACCCGCACAAAGATGCAAACACCAACCTAGACATTACCCACACAAAGATGCAAACaccaaccttgacctttaacacGCAAAGAGGCAAACACCAATTTTAGCCTTACCCACGCAAAGATTCAAACACCGCCCTTGATTGTTTCCTGGTTAGGTCCATGTGAGTTCTGAAATTATTGGTACAGAGACAATAATTGTGAACACGTATTTGAAACACAGAGCCAAACAACAACACAGAATCAAAGAATCCCGGCTATATTTCAAACAGAAGAACCTACACCACGATTTTTGCACtgaaacatcaaaattataTCGTATAACAATAATTGGATTAAACAATTTTTGCAACGATTGCtaataaattattacaacattttgATATATGGCCGAGTTGTAGGGgcgaaaatattcatgacggtttgcggcatgtcgctaaATTACCGTGCGTGTCAAAATAACACAAACTGTAATGATTTAAGGATAATGGGtaagtgtgaataattaaagttggTCGTTTATGTTTTTGATGAAAGGGACTTTTATTGCTCAAGCTCGTGTTTATTGGtcttgtataaaacatgaatattttattccatggccgctcgtgtaatattataagtatcttccatggccgctcgtgtttgattataagtatcttccatggccgctcgtgtaagataataagtatcttccatggccgcccgtgttagattataagtatcttccatggccgctcgtgtaagattataagtatcttctatggccgctcgtgtaagattataagtatcttccatggccgctcgtgtaagattataagtatcttctatggccgctcgtgtaagattataagtatcttctatggccgctcgtgtaagattataagtatcttctatggccgctcgtgtaagattataagtatcttttatggccgctcgtgtaagattataagtatcttccatggccgctcgtgtaagattataaatatcttccatggccgctcgtgtaagattataagtatcttccatggccgctcgtgttagattataagtatctaccatggccgctcgtgtaagattataggtatcttccatggccaagagtgcaagataggtttatcccaacccgagtgtagggtgttttgcagaaacgaggtttaccatGCTAGATTCTTTTTCTCCAACCACAGTTTAGCATGGAaagtcaaaatgtattttttcgctggaactctttgatatatttttagtaattcggatgtgtcgaatgttcgtATGTGTCGAATGTTCGATATCTCCACCTTTTTTCCTAGGTCCCGACatagtcgacataacgagtttcgactgtagttaAGAATGACGTATTGGACGCCATACTGGAACAATTATAGCTCTTATACATTATAATCGAcgataataattttattttatgtgcCAAACCTCGCCCAATATGGACCAAAGTCGGCCAATACAGGATTCTGCCGTTTTTATTGGCCACTAAACACACCAAAAACGAGACTCAAaaatggaccattttcattaaatccTTAGAACTTCATTGTGTACATTTGGTTTAATTCAATAGTCTGTGAGATGTCACTACCATAGATGCTTGTCAATACAAGCAAAGCCTAGTCCAGAAAAGCAGAATTCATGAATGAAAATTGGAAATAAGCTTCAAACATACGGTGAGGTAGTAACTGTGGTAACATACGTTATAGTCAATCAATAACATACTAATTAATTGGATGATTACAGATTAGCCGAGTTCTTTGCCATCGTTCAGCAGAATTGGCCCGAAGGGCTCAGATCAACACTGCTGACCTCGGTCAAATAACTCGGCCAATATGAAAGCAcctaattaattatattaatcaaaTGTTGTCACGATGTTACACGAGAGTTTGGTATGGTGCTGttgaaaccggagtacccgagggaaaccaacttgtccggcttggtaaccacaaaccaaactcacacgCGCCAATGCCGGGAATCAATCCCGGAAGTCTTGGTGAGATACGAGTGCTCTAACTACTGCGCTAATCGGACAATCAactataacaaaatataataacggccgttattatattttgttataggccgttattatattttgttatagtTGATATATGGACGAATCATTCCCAAGTGTGGCTAAGATCCCCTGGTGATATATGTTGATTACTCAGATGACCAGCTAAATGTAGACCGAGAAGCTTATTTAAACTAATCTGGAAGCGAAAAAAATGTTAGTCATAAAACACAACCAACGGGCTATTTATTCTCA
Above is a genomic segment from Mya arenaria isolate MELC-2E11 chromosome 2, ASM2691426v1 containing:
- the LOC128215150 gene encoding uncharacterized protein LOC128215150, whose protein sequence is MQTPTLALPTHRNKHKPWPYPQRETDTNLGLTHKEKQTPTLALPTKRNRHQPWPYPQKETDTNLGLTHKEKQTPTLALPTKRNRHQPWPYPQRETDTNLGLTYKEKQTPTLALPTKRNRHQPWPYPQKETDTNLGLTHKEKQTPTLALPTKRNRHQPWPYPQRETDTNLGLTHKKKQTPTLALPTKRNRHQPWPYPQRETDNNLGLTHKEKQTPTLALPTKRNRHQPWPYPQKDASKNFGLAHAKIQTQTLT